The genomic DNA TCGGGAGGTGGCCCCGGCGCCGCGGGCTCCCGCGGCGACACGAACAGCCCGTACACGCCCGGGGCGACCCATCAGGTCGAACTCACGATCACCGAACTCTCGGAGACGGCCACCGTGACCGACTCGCTGCCGTCGAGCGACTGGGGGGTGGTCGGCGGTGGCGGCACCCAGAACGGCGCCGAGGTCGACCTCGGCGAGGTCGGGGCCGTCGACGCCTCCGACGACCCGGTCACGCTGAACTACTTCGTGGAGGTGCCCGAGACCAACGGGCAGGCGACCTTCGGCCCGGCCGCGGCCAGCACCAGCGGCGGCACGACCGCGTTCGGCGGCACGAACACGGTCACGGTGGTCGGCGGGACGGGCGCTCCGGCGTCGTCCGGGACCGACACCTCCCTGACGGACGACCACGGGTTCACCGCGGACACGCTGTGACCTGGCGTGGGGAAGGAGTAGTCGGGGCGGCGGCCGACCACTCGGCCGGGCGCTCTCGCGACTGCTCGGCCGGGCGTCCCCGGAACTGCCCGGGCGGGCGCCCCAACGACCGCTCTCTCGCGCGCTACCCGATGTAGCGCAGGTCCTCGTCGCTGGGGGTCTGTGGCCCCTGCTCCATCTCCTGGATCTTCTTGATGACCTCCTCCATCTCCTCTGCGCGGTCCTCCAGCGAGGCGTAGCCGACGTCGAACTCGATCACGTCCTGCAGCACCTCCAGCACGGCGCGGGCGCTCTTCGGGTCGACCAGGTAGCCGGAGGTCTCGCCCATCAGGCAGGCCGTCGGGATGTCGCGGCGCTCGCCCAGTCCCAGGAGGAGGCCGCTCACGCCGACGATGCCGCCGGCGGGTTCGTCCTCGCGGAACTCGACGCCCGCGTCCTCCAGCTCCTCGACCTGCTCGTCGTCGGTGGCGGCGCCGACGACGGCGTACTCCTCGATGAGCTCGCCCGTGGGGACGCCGCCGAGCGCGAACGCGCGCTCGACGCCGAACGCCTCGGCCACGTCGAGGAAGCGGTCGGTCAGGCGGTAGTGGCCCGGCGCGTCGGTCGCCTGGTGGTCGCCCGACAGCAGGAGCAGGTCCGCGCCGTCGGTCCGGACGGCGTGGAACTCGGCGCAGGCCATCGTCGTGGTGCCGTCGTCGTCGACGGCCACCTGTGGCGGGAAGTGCTCCGAGTAGACCCGTCGCACCAGCTCCGCGTCCTCGAACTCCTCCAGCAGGTGCTCGGCCACCAGCTTCCCGACGTGGCCGACGCCCGGCAGGCCCTCGACCAGCACGGGAGCGTCCAGTTCGGGGTCCGCGTACGTCTCGACGTCGAACTCGTCCATACCGCGGGGTCGGGGTCACGGCACTTGAACCCCCGCGGGTCGGAGACAGTCCGGTGCGCCCGCGGCGCCGGCGGTGCGGACGGGCCGGCGCTACGACTCACCACCTCCCGACGGG from Haloglomus litoreum includes the following:
- a CDS encoding proteasome assembly chaperone family protein: MDEFDVETYADPELDAPVLVEGLPGVGHVGKLVAEHLLEEFEDAELVRRVYSEHFPPQVAVDDDGTTTMACAEFHAVRTDGADLLLLSGDHQATDAPGHYRLTDRFLDVAEAFGVERAFALGGVPTGELIEEYAVVGAATDDEQVEELEDAGVEFREDEPAGGIVGVSGLLLGLGERRDIPTACLMGETSGYLVDPKSARAVLEVLQDVIEFDVGYASLEDRAEEMEEVIKKIQEMEQGPQTPSDEDLRYIG